The stretch of DNA CCACCCCTGGCCAGGGAACGGACGCTCTGGTTCCACGTGGCAGCACCCACGTGTTCGATCACGATATTCACGCCTCGTCCCTCTGTAAGCGCCTTGACGCGCTTGGGCACATCCTCGCGGGTGGAGTCGATCACGTGATCGGCGCCAAGGGCGGTGGCCCGTGCGCACTTGTCTTCGCCACGGGCGGTGGCGAGGACTCGGGCCTGCGCCATCTTCGCAATCTGAATCGCGGCCTGTCCCACGCCGCTGCCGGCCGCGACAACCAGCACCGTGTCGTCAGCAGTCAGGTGGCCGCCGGCAAACAACATGTGCCAGGCGGTCAGAAAGGTCAGCGGAAAGGCCGCGGCACTGACGAAGTCGATACTGTCCGGAATCGGGATGATATTTTCTGCGGGAACGACGATCATCTCGGCGTATCCGCCTTCGGACTGGTACCCCAGCACGTCATAGCGGTCGCATTGATGATCGCGACTCGACAGGCATGCGGGGCAATGTCCACAACTCAGGCCCGGTTGCAGCATGACCCGCTGCCCGACCGCGAAGCCCGCCACGCCTTCGCCCACCTCGGCGACGGTGCCCGCCACGTCGGCGCCGGAGATGTGAGGAAGCGGCAGCGTGACGCGGTCCAGCCCACCGCGCTGCCAGAGATCCAGGTGATTAAGCGCGCACGCAGCGACGCGCACCCGCACGTGGCCCGGACGCGCCACCGGATCGGGAGCGTCCTCGTACACCAGCACCTCTGGCCCGCCGTGAGTGTGGAACCTGACTGCCTTCATGTCTGTTTACAATTTACTATCTTCCCGCCGGTCACCGCTTCCGCATCATCAGCTTGGCGTAGACTTCCCCTCGTCTTGTCTGCGAGCCGAACCAACCGATGAATCGTGGCGCAACGGGTCCGGTCGCACTGTGCTTCTTCGCCCTCACGGCACTGGCCTGCGCGCCCGTCTGGGCCGTGGACTACTTCGTCACGCAGGACGGCCCAGCCCACGCGTACAGCGCGTCGTTGATGCTCAGGCTGCTGGCCGGTGATGCGTCAACCGCTGCGCTCTTTGCCCTCAATCCGTGGACGTTGTCCAACTCGATCGGGCATTGGCTCCTGGTGCTCCTGCTGACGGTGGTCTCACCTTTTGCCGCAACGAAGGTGATGGTCACCCTGACGTATGCCGGTGTCGTCGCAGCGGTGGGATTCCTGCGTTTCACGACAGTGGGCCGCGACGGCCTGCTGACAAGCCTCCTGCTCGGTGCCGCCATCGGATTCAGCTGGCTCTGGCTGGGCGGACTCTACAACTTCCTCATTGGCGCGATCGGTCTCGCCGTGACGCTGGGCCTGTTTTGCCGCTGGACGGATCGACTCGGCCCCGGGCGCGTGTTCAGCCTGTCTGCGCTGCTCCTCCTCGTCTACATCAGCCACATCGTCACCTTCGGTGTGCTGGTGGTGGCGCTGGTTCTGGTGGCCGCACTCAGCGCACCACACGAACGACGACGGGCGTCGGTTGGCGTGATCGTCGCGCTGGTGCCCGTCGTTTTGGTGGCGCTGCTCTACGGTTCGGCCTCTGGCGCGCCGCCCAATGGCGAACCCATGTTCCCGGTCTGGAGGCGCCTGTCCGATCCCTGGTCGATCGTCAGTTGGCTCTCTCACATCCGCACGGCGGATCCCTTCTTCATTCTCAGTCGCCGTGCACTCCCCTTCTCGACTGCCACGTCAGGTGCCTTCGCGGTGTTCACGCCTCTTCTGTGGCTGCTGACCGCGGCCGCGCTGCTGGCATGGGGCACGGTGTCGCGTCCACGGCTTCCGCTTCTTATGGTGTTTGCGTTGTGCGCCCTGGGCGCCGCGTTTGGCCCGGATGATTTCGGCACCAGCCATGGAACGCTGCTGCGCGAGAGGCTCGCGTTCCTCGCCGCCCTACTCTTCGTGCCTCTCTACCGAACCGATGGGGGCAAGAACGTGACTCGCGCCTTGGCACATCTGTGCCTGGCCGGGCTCATCCTGTTTCAGACGACGGCCCTTTGGGAGTACGCGCGCCACACCAATCGCGACGCCACCGAGTTCCTGGCCATCGGGGGCGCGCTCGAGGGGCAGACATCGATCGCGTCGGTGGTGGTGCTTGAGAATGGCCTGAGGTTTCCTTCAAATCCGACGGCCGGGCTCAGCAATTTTCTTGGCATCGGGCGCCCTGTCGTGGTCCTGGACAACTATCAAATCGGCTACAGCCTGTTTCCAGTCGTGGCACAGAGCCCCGACTACCGGCGGTTCGTGTTCGACCTCACGAGTGTCAACGTGCTCGACCAGGCGGACCCGCCGTCTGTCTGGGACGCCAACGTGTCAAAGCTCGGCGCGTTTTTCGCGGCCAACCACTCGAAGATCGAGACCATCCTGGTGTGGAGGCGAAACGCGCAGGTGGAAGCCGTGCTGCAACAATGGTACGAAGCCGAACCGTTCTTCGAGCACGGACGAGGCCGGCTGTACCGGAGGCGGCCGGAATCCGGTGCTACCGGGGGCGCGGCCGTACGCTGAACAGACGAACCAGCGCAAGTCCAACGATCACCACGAACGCCACGCGGAACATGTTCGGCAACAGCAAACCGAACGACCCCTCCAGGTTGACGTTCACGAGCATCAGCGAAAACAGCGCGGCGCGTTCGCCTCGGCCTGCCGAGGCGGACGTGAGCAGCGCCACACTCAGCGCACCCAGCACGCAACCAAACAGGGCCATGCCGAGGGGCATTCCGAACGGCCCCACATTTCGAATCAGGTCCACCGGCGGCGTCGTGGCGTACGAGTTACCGCCATAGTCAAAGTAGAGCAACGAATACGCTCGCGCATCACTCACCTTGGGTTTACCGGGCCATAGCGCTCGCGGGACAAACCCCGTCCAGGTCATCGTCCACATGTTGGCGATGCCGTACTTCGCTTCGAGGTGCTGCAACGTGGGATAGCGAGCGATGGTGACGGACGCATCACTGAGGATATTCAGCCGCTGACCGGCGAGTACCAGCAATCTGGTCACCGGGGTCGCATTGGGATTGCGAAACAACGTCGTCGCGGTCTGGGCGGCGACCTCAAGGTGGCGCTCCAGCGAGGGGGGCGGCAGCGCGGTCGGCCGTGGCGGCGGTGCCGCTTTCGGGGTTCGTCTCGGTGCTGGTGCTGCGGGCGTGACCGCCACCGGAGGCGCGGCAGCAGGTGCAATGGGGCTGGCAGGTGCCGGGGGCGTGGCAGGCACTGGGGGCGTCGCCGGCGCCGTCGAGGGAGCGGCCGCAGCGTCCTTTACTGCCGCCCCAAACGAACCCGCTTCGCCGCCTCTGAGTTGCCTGAACAGAGAGCCATAGGTCATTCCAATGCCGAGGGCCACAAACGCGAGCGCCACGGCCGCAACTCCCTGAACCACCGTCAGTCGTCCTCGCGCGAACCTATAGGCCAGAAGCGCGTGCAGGTACGACAACAACAGCGCGCCCCGATTCCCCAGAATCACCATCGAGGCCACAACGACCAGCAGCGGCACCACCAGAGCCACCACTGGAGGACGTTTCTGTTGCGGTGAAAACCAGCGATACCAGAACAGAAAATGCCCCAACGCCATCAGGAGGCCTGCGTACGACACCGCTGCGTCGAGCGGACCAGGCGGGCGGGGCACCGCGAATCCCACAATGCCGGCGCGGAACGCGCCATAGTTCGCCGCCAGGCCGATCGCGATCACCGCGAGAATGGCCACGAGCGGAATCGTGCCTTCCTTCGGAGGCGCCGGCAGCCATCGCTCAAGGCGCGCTCCAAGGGCGCG from Acidobacteriota bacterium encodes:
- a CDS encoding zinc-binding dehydrogenase, whose product is MKAVRFHTHGGPEVLVYEDAPDPVARPGHVRVRVAACALNHLDLWQRGGLDRVTLPLPHISGADVAGTVAEVGEGVAGFAVGQRVMLQPGLSCGHCPACLSSRDHQCDRYDVLGYQSEGGYAEMIVVPAENIIPIPDSIDFVSAAAFPLTFLTAWHMLFAGGHLTADDTVLVVAAGSGVGQAAIQIAKMAQARVLATARGEDKCARATALGADHVIDSTREDVPKRVKALTEGRGVNIVIEHVGAATWNQSVRSLARGGRLVTCGATTGFEVSLDLRHLFARQLTFAGSYMGAKAELLAATEAFFQGRYAPVVDSTYPLREAAEAQRRLAAGNQFGKIVLVVD